A genomic segment from Phoenix dactylifera cultivar Barhee BC4 unplaced genomic scaffold, palm_55x_up_171113_PBpolish2nd_filt_p 000176F, whole genome shotgun sequence encodes:
- the LOC120105023 gene encoding uncharacterized protein LOC120105023, which translates to MEAESWLKQIEKVFQALRCPDEEKVLFATFMLQGEAADWWEMEKGKLGPDDAPFIWEEFKKVFHEKYFPRGIRFQKYREFDRLEQDDMTVAQYAAKFEEMSRYAPTLISEDSDRARKFENGLRGWIQQQVAAFELFSYKDVVNKVLVIEKGLDNAQTAREKNMKKRFQSTDSPSQIVDPSSQRIRDRIKLSPETEVKPEVPLDATDVEDLILSEIALGLEGHIFLWLRRA; encoded by the coding sequence ATGGAGGCTGAGAGCTGGCTGAAACAGATTGAGAAAGTCTTTCAAGCTCTGAGGTGCCCTGATGAGGAGAAAGTCCTTTTTGCCACCTTTATGTTACAGGGTGAGGCAGCTGACTGGTGGGAGATGGAGAAAGGGAAGCTTGGTCCGGATGATGCCCCCTTCATTTGGGAAGAATTTAAAAAGGTTTTTCATGAGAAGTATTTTCCACGGGGTATCCGATTCCAGAAATATAGGGAGTTTGACCGACTGGAGCAGGATGATATGACAGTTGCTCAGTATGCAGCAAAGTTTGAAGAGATGTCCCGATATGCTCCGACCTTGATATCAGAGGATAGTGACCGAGCAAGAAAATTTGAAAATGGACTCAGGGGATGGATTCAACAACAAGTCGCTGCTTTTGAACTGTTTAGTTATAAAGATGTGGTTAACAAAGTCCTGGTGATAGAAAAAGGGCTTGATAATGCCCAGACTGCCAGAGAAAAGAATATGAAGAAAAGGTTTCAATCTACTGATTCTCCGAGCCAAATAGTAGATCCTTCAAGTCAAAGGATCAGAGACCGAATCAAGTTGTCACCTGAGACAGAGGTCAAGCCCGAGGTGCCATTagatgctacagatgtggaggaCCTCATCTTAAGCGAGATTGCACTTGGATTGGAGGGACATATTTTTTTGTGGTTAAGAAGGGCATAA